In a single window of the Subtercola sp. PAMC28395 genome:
- a CDS encoding DUF4214 domain-containing protein produces MTTKTVRVALTALVSTALVLSTLVGSAGAMAAQPVRASGDPAVASTIQLAPRDAFVTSLYADFLGRQPSPDEVGFWSTRLAAGAPRRTIADSFANSDEYRLIRITATYRTVLGRDPDPTGESWWLDALRRGVVTTDDMSKAFYNSDEFYARAAARYNAPPNDGAFVDALYASILGREAMGLEGFNWLNAAWAYTLGRFSAKPFLIDAIYDSTEAARDRVQPMYQQFLGRIADEGGLEWWASLDLRIGDSAVRGGFSGSDEYYSRAVSRYP; encoded by the coding sequence ATGACGACGAAGACTGTCCGTGTTGCGTTGACTGCGCTGGTCTCGACTGCGCTCGTGCTGAGCACGCTTGTCGGCTCTGCCGGTGCGATGGCGGCCCAGCCCGTACGCGCATCGGGCGATCCGGCAGTAGCTTCCACGATCCAGCTCGCCCCCCGCGATGCTTTTGTCACCTCTCTCTACGCTGACTTTCTCGGCAGACAGCCCTCGCCTGATGAGGTCGGATTCTGGAGCACACGATTGGCTGCGGGCGCGCCTCGCCGCACCATTGCTGATTCATTTGCTAACAGCGATGAGTATCGTCTGATCCGCATCACCGCCACCTACCGCACTGTGCTCGGCCGGGACCCAGATCCCACCGGCGAATCGTGGTGGCTCGATGCGTTACGCCGTGGGGTCGTTACCACCGACGACATGAGTAAAGCCTTCTACAACTCGGACGAGTTCTACGCTCGCGCTGCCGCTCGGTACAACGCTCCCCCGAACGACGGCGCCTTCGTCGATGCCCTCTACGCGAGCATCCTGGGTCGCGAAGCGATGGGCCTCGAAGGCTTCAATTGGCTCAACGCAGCATGGGCATACACGTTGGGCAGATTTTCGGCGAAACCCTTCCTGATCGACGCCATCTACGACTCGACGGAGGCCGCGCGTGATCGGGTACAACCGATGTACCAGCAGTTCCTGGGTCGAATCGCCGACGAGGGCGGACTCGAGTGGTGGGCATCACTCGACCTCCGAATTGGGGACTCAGCCGTGCGCGGAGGGTTCTCGGGAAGTGACGAGTACTATTCCCGCGCCGTCTCCCGCTACCCCTGA
- a CDS encoding DUF1990 family protein, producing MAETERRTRSTHNGQSLSYAAIGASQADDLMYYPPKGFRPFESRARLGSGDERFESAAEAVLTWGIQRGSGMQIENIELPPASDTDYAGLTYDAAGMPIAPRGLDEDQTYTEDGTPHVAPGVSAELVVHVFGVRFVAPVRVVSVTSDTHRVGFAYGTLPGHPAMGEESFMVDHHDDDSVWVVIRGFSKPSSWFYRLGSPLLRWQQRKATKEYLRALLPARA from the coding sequence GTGGCAGAGACAGAACGACGAACCAGGTCGACGCACAACGGGCAATCGCTGAGCTATGCGGCGATCGGCGCGAGCCAGGCCGACGACCTGATGTACTACCCGCCGAAAGGTTTCAGACCGTTCGAGTCACGTGCGCGCCTCGGGTCTGGCGACGAGCGGTTCGAGTCGGCCGCCGAGGCGGTGTTGACCTGGGGAATCCAGCGCGGCAGTGGCATGCAGATCGAGAACATCGAGCTGCCTCCGGCGAGCGACACCGACTACGCCGGGCTCACTTACGATGCGGCGGGAATGCCCATAGCCCCCCGGGGACTCGACGAAGACCAGACCTACACCGAAGACGGCACACCGCACGTTGCTCCCGGTGTTTCGGCCGAACTGGTCGTCCACGTCTTCGGGGTGCGATTCGTCGCACCGGTGCGGGTGGTCTCGGTGACGAGCGACACCCACCGGGTCGGCTTCGCCTACGGTACGCTCCCCGGCCACCCCGCCATGGGTGAAGAGAGTTTCATGGTCGATCACCACGACGACGACTCGGTGTGGGTGGTCATCCGTGGCTTCTCCAAGCCGAGTTCCTGGTTCTACCGGCTGGGTTCGCCTCTGCTCCGGTGGCAGCAGCGCAAGGCGACAAAAGAATACCTGCGCGCGTTGTTGCCCGCCCGCGCGTGA
- a CDS encoding coproporphyrinogen-III oxidase family protein, protein MGSALPLGDPAPPDGLLPESAAERANGHPFGVYLHVPFCRVRCGYCDFNTYTSSELRGAKQVDYAGQAVLEVALADRILTESGVKRRPVSTVFFGGGTPTLLPSHQLIDMLDAVRTTWGLEPGAEVTTEANPDSVDARYLNELAEAGFTRVSFGMQSAVPHVLRTLDRTHTPERVPQVVRWARDAGLQVSLDLIYGTPGESLDDWQTSLDAALQLEPDHLSAYALIVEQGTKLARQIRSGEYPEPDDDLEADMYELLDARLRSHGYEWYEVSNWARGSGRGPRAGAAPVTPSDVVLDSEYESHRSRHNLAYWQGHDWWGIGPGAHSHVGGTRWWNVKHPAAYADRMLAGLSPAAGRETPDAQARELERVLLQARIRHGLRISSLGDAARREVAGLIADELIVPKSAFAGTIELTVRGRLLADAVVRRLTA, encoded by the coding sequence GTGGGTAGCGCGCTTCCGCTCGGCGACCCCGCTCCGCCGGACGGACTGCTGCCGGAGTCGGCCGCCGAACGCGCCAACGGGCATCCATTCGGCGTGTATCTGCACGTGCCCTTCTGCCGGGTCCGCTGCGGGTACTGCGACTTCAACACGTACACCTCGAGCGAACTGCGCGGCGCCAAGCAGGTCGACTACGCCGGGCAGGCCGTGCTCGAGGTTGCCCTCGCCGACCGGATTCTGACCGAGTCGGGCGTGAAGCGTCGCCCAGTCTCGACGGTGTTCTTCGGCGGCGGTACTCCGACCCTGCTGCCCAGCCATCAGCTCATCGACATGCTCGACGCCGTGCGCACCACCTGGGGCTTGGAGCCCGGGGCTGAGGTCACGACCGAAGCCAACCCCGATTCAGTGGATGCCCGCTACCTGAACGAGCTGGCTGAAGCCGGGTTCACACGGGTGAGCTTCGGAATGCAGTCTGCGGTTCCGCACGTGCTCCGAACGCTCGACCGCACGCACACGCCCGAACGGGTTCCCCAGGTGGTGCGGTGGGCGCGGGACGCCGGCCTGCAGGTGAGCCTCGACCTCATCTACGGGACCCCGGGCGAGAGCCTCGACGACTGGCAGACCTCGCTCGACGCCGCGCTGCAGCTCGAACCAGACCACCTCTCGGCCTACGCCCTGATCGTCGAGCAGGGCACCAAGCTCGCGCGGCAGATCCGCTCGGGGGAGTACCCCGAACCCGACGACGATCTCGAAGCCGACATGTACGAGCTGCTGGATGCCCGGCTCCGCTCGCACGGTTACGAGTGGTACGAGGTGAGCAACTGGGCGCGCGGATCGGGTCGCGGGCCGCGAGCCGGCGCTGCCCCCGTCACCCCCAGCGACGTCGTGCTCGATTCCGAGTACGAGTCGCACCGGTCACGCCACAATCTCGCCTATTGGCAGGGTCACGACTGGTGGGGTATCGGCCCGGGTGCCCACAGCCATGTCGGCGGCACGAGGTGGTGGAACGTCAAACACCCGGCGGCCTACGCCGATCGGATGCTCGCCGGGCTGTCACCGGCGGCAGGCCGGGAGACGCCCGACGCCCAAGCACGCGAGTTGGAGCGGGTTCTGCTGCAGGCGCGCATCCGCCACGGCCTCCGGATCTCCTCGCTCGGTGACGCAGCACGACGCGAAGTGGCCGGCCTCATCGCCGACGAGCTGATCGTGCCGAAGTCGGCGTTTGCGGGCACGATCGAGCTGACCGTGCGCGGTCGCCTGCTGGCAGACGCTGTGGTTCGCCGGCTCACAGCCTGA
- a CDS encoding DUF4870 domain-containing protein, with translation MTYQPPASEPPVSPAPLQYAPPQPMNPSDQRLWATLIHLGGIVFGALPSLIGFLVLKDRGLFVRDHTRTALNFQVTMIILQVAAAIITMIGSFLLIVLIGIPILVIGLVAALGGAVLVIVFSIMAAIAANRGELYVYPAWCTITFVH, from the coding sequence GTGACGTACCAGCCTCCCGCTTCCGAGCCGCCCGTGTCGCCCGCTCCGCTGCAGTATGCGCCGCCGCAGCCGATGAATCCCAGCGACCAGCGCCTCTGGGCGACGCTCATCCACCTCGGCGGAATCGTGTTCGGCGCACTTCCGTCGCTCATCGGTTTTCTGGTGCTCAAAGACCGCGGGCTGTTCGTTCGGGATCACACCCGAACGGCGCTGAACTTCCAGGTCACGATGATCATCCTGCAGGTGGCAGCGGCCATCATCACCATGATCGGCTCGTTCCTACTGATCGTACTCATCGGCATCCCGATTCTGGTCATCGGCCTGGTCGCCGCTCTCGGCGGTGCCGTGCTCGTCATCGTCTTCAGCATCATGGCTGCGATCGCGGCCAACCGGGGCGAACTCTACGTCTACCCGGCGTGGTGCACGATCACATTCGTGCACTGA
- a CDS encoding DUF4870 domain-containing protein: protein MSDPNATPPYDPNSGQPVPPPPAQGYAAAPAAPLSQSDDKLWASLAHFGNIILLIPALVIYLVFKDRGPLVNQESKEALNWTINVTGAVVVLNILGIIPFIGLLFGLLVFAVLIVNLIFAIIGGVRVNGGGTYRYPLNYRWIK from the coding sequence ATGTCTGATCCCAACGCAACCCCGCCGTATGACCCCAACTCGGGTCAGCCCGTCCCGCCGCCGCCTGCGCAGGGCTACGCTGCGGCACCCGCCGCTCCGTTGTCGCAATCAGACGACAAACTGTGGGCGTCGCTCGCTCACTTCGGCAACATCATCCTGCTGATTCCTGCCCTGGTCATCTACCTGGTCTTCAAAGATCGCGGCCCCCTGGTCAACCAGGAGAGCAAGGAAGCCCTCAACTGGACCATCAATGTGACCGGAGCAGTGGTCGTGCTGAACATCCTGGGCATCATCCCGTTCATCGGGCTTCTCTTCGGCCTGCTGGTTTTCGCCGTGCTCATCGTGAACCTCATCTTCGCGATCATCGGCGGAGTCCGGGTCAACGGTGGTGGCACGTACCGCTACCCGCTGAACTATCGCTGGATCAAGTAA
- the hrcA gene encoding heat-inducible transcriptional repressor HrcA, with the protein MVSERSLEVLRVIVHDYVASREPVGSKSIVDRHSFGVSAATIRNDMALLEEEELIVAPHTSSGRIPTDKGYRLFVDHLADLKPLSGAQRQAIETFLGSSVDLDDVLARTVRLLSQLTQQVAMVQYPSLSQARVRHVELVALAPTRLLSVVITDTGHVEQRIVEVPLDTDETFLADVRARVNSAIAGLGLDEAAGALAIFPAQFAPGRASAVAMITTVLAEQVAANRQEKLLIAGAANLVRTEGDFAGSVLPVLEAVEEQVVLLRLFSEMQADQFGMSVSIGRENASFGLAETSVLASGYSSAGGAVARLGVLGPTRMDYSTNIAAVRAVARYLSKSLGEA; encoded by the coding sequence ATGGTTTCTGAGCGCAGCCTCGAAGTTCTCCGCGTCATCGTGCACGATTACGTGGCATCCAGAGAGCCCGTCGGCTCCAAGTCGATCGTCGACCGCCACTCCTTCGGTGTTTCCGCAGCCACGATCCGCAACGACATGGCCCTCCTCGAAGAGGAGGAGCTGATCGTGGCTCCGCACACCTCGTCGGGTCGCATACCCACAGACAAGGGCTATCGGCTCTTCGTCGATCATCTCGCAGACCTGAAGCCGCTCTCCGGCGCGCAACGGCAGGCGATCGAGACCTTTCTCGGTTCATCCGTCGACCTCGACGACGTACTGGCCCGCACTGTACGGTTGCTCTCCCAGCTCACGCAGCAGGTGGCGATGGTGCAGTACCCTTCGCTGTCGCAGGCGCGGGTCAGGCACGTCGAACTCGTGGCTCTTGCTCCCACCCGGCTGCTGTCTGTCGTCATCACCGACACCGGTCATGTCGAACAGCGAATCGTCGAGGTTCCCCTCGACACCGATGAGACTTTCCTGGCAGACGTCCGGGCCCGGGTGAATTCCGCAATCGCGGGGCTGGGTCTTGACGAGGCCGCCGGTGCGTTGGCGATCTTCCCGGCGCAGTTCGCACCCGGCAGGGCTTCTGCGGTGGCGATGATCACGACGGTTCTCGCCGAGCAGGTGGCTGCAAACCGCCAGGAGAAGCTGCTCATCGCCGGTGCGGCCAACCTGGTCCGGACCGAAGGCGACTTCGCCGGGAGTGTGCTCCCGGTACTCGAGGCCGTGGAGGAGCAGGTGGTGCTACTGCGTCTGTTCAGTGAGATGCAGGCTGACCAGTTCGGAATGTCGGTGAGCATCGGCAGGGAGAACGCCTCCTTCGGCCTGGCAGAGACCTCAGTGCTTGCCAGCGGCTACAGCTCTGCGGGTGGTGCGGTGGCACGACTCGGAGTCCTGGGGCCGACACGCATGGACTACTCCACGAACATCGCTGCGGTGCGAGCCGTGGCGCGATATCTCTCGAAGAGCCTCGGTGAGGCGTGA
- the dnaJ gene encoding molecular chaperone DnaJ gives MADHYDVLGVERTATTDEIKKAYRRLARELHPDVNSSPDAEERFKSVTHAYDVLSDPGQRQSYDRGPQAGFGGGAGGAQGFGGFGDIFETFFGGQQGQSRGPRSRAERGQDALLRVEVDLGEVIFGTHRDLEVDTAVLCETCNGTCAQPGTHEVTCDICHGTGQISRTVRSLLGNVMTSSPCGTCRGYGTIIPNPCVTCQGQGRVRSRRVIPVDIPAGVDTGLRLQMPSQGEVGPAGGPQGDLYLEVKVRHHDVFSRNGDDLLCTLEVQMWDAVLGTNTVVKALDGDVEIELRAGIQSSEVVTVKSRGVTKLRGGGRGDLKIGIQVVTPTKLDHKQKDLVKQLAAAHKYPSPTLGQFQQGLFSKLRDRFMN, from the coding sequence GTGGCTGACCACTACGACGTTCTCGGTGTCGAGCGAACCGCGACGACCGACGAGATCAAGAAGGCCTACCGACGGTTGGCCCGCGAACTCCACCCCGATGTGAACTCGAGCCCCGACGCAGAAGAACGGTTCAAGTCCGTCACGCACGCCTACGACGTTCTCAGCGACCCCGGGCAGCGACAGTCCTACGACCGCGGGCCGCAGGCCGGCTTCGGCGGGGGTGCAGGCGGCGCCCAGGGTTTCGGCGGCTTCGGTGACATCTTCGAGACGTTCTTCGGTGGCCAGCAGGGCCAGAGCAGAGGCCCCCGGTCCCGTGCCGAACGGGGGCAGGATGCCCTGCTCCGCGTGGAGGTCGACCTCGGAGAGGTCATCTTCGGTACGCATCGTGACCTCGAGGTCGACACCGCCGTGTTGTGTGAGACCTGCAACGGTACCTGTGCCCAGCCAGGCACGCATGAAGTTACGTGCGACATCTGCCACGGCACCGGCCAGATCTCGCGCACGGTCCGTTCGCTGCTCGGCAACGTCATGACGAGTTCGCCCTGCGGCACGTGCCGTGGGTACGGAACGATCATCCCGAACCCCTGCGTCACGTGCCAGGGCCAGGGCCGCGTGCGCTCGCGCCGGGTCATCCCCGTCGACATTCCTGCGGGCGTCGACACCGGTCTTCGCCTCCAGATGCCTTCGCAGGGTGAAGTCGGGCCGGCCGGTGGCCCTCAGGGCGACCTCTACCTCGAGGTGAAGGTGCGCCACCACGATGTCTTCAGCCGCAACGGCGACGACCTGCTCTGCACTCTCGAGGTACAGATGTGGGATGCGGTGCTCGGCACGAACACCGTGGTCAAGGCGCTCGACGGCGACGTCGAGATCGAACTGCGGGCGGGCATCCAGAGTTCTGAGGTCGTCACGGTCAAATCACGGGGAGTGACCAAGCTGCGTGGTGGAGGTCGCGGTGACCTGAAGATCGGCATCCAGGTCGTCACGCCGACCAAGCTCGACCACAAGCAGAAAGACCTGGTCAAGCAGCTTGCTGCGGCTCACAAGTACCCGTCGCCGACGCTCGGGCAGTTCCAGCAGGGCCTGTTCTCGAAGCTCCGCGACAGGTTCATGAACTGA
- a CDS encoding 16S rRNA (uracil(1498)-N(3))-methyltransferase, which yields MSSLFLRDDLAAVPHEVGDVVALHGDEAKHAVTVNRLRVGQHTSIGDGGGLIVRGPVVGASGAELTIAVTEVTEERMPGPSLWLVQALAKGDRDELAIQAATELGVAGVVPWSADRSVSRWAGAKVAKGVERWRSIVREAAKQSIRAWVPDVAELHSTRDLVKLAATSRMLLLEPTASLALTDFSLDGEDAAADLVLVVGPEGGISAGELDVLTRAGAIPVRLGNTILRTSTAGPAALAVLNARLGRW from the coding sequence GTGAGCTCTCTCTTTCTTCGCGACGATCTTGCCGCTGTGCCACACGAGGTCGGCGATGTGGTCGCGCTGCACGGTGATGAAGCGAAGCACGCGGTCACAGTGAACCGGCTGCGTGTCGGTCAGCACACCTCCATCGGCGATGGTGGTGGCCTGATCGTGAGAGGGCCGGTGGTCGGGGCTTCCGGGGCCGAGCTCACGATCGCTGTCACCGAGGTCACAGAAGAACGGATGCCCGGCCCCTCGCTCTGGCTGGTGCAGGCCCTGGCGAAGGGCGACCGCGATGAGCTCGCCATCCAGGCCGCGACAGAACTCGGCGTCGCCGGTGTCGTGCCGTGGAGTGCTGACCGGTCAGTGTCGCGCTGGGCGGGTGCCAAAGTGGCCAAAGGGGTCGAACGATGGCGGAGCATCGTTCGCGAGGCAGCAAAGCAGTCGATTCGCGCCTGGGTCCCCGATGTCGCTGAGCTGCACTCGACGCGCGACCTCGTGAAGCTGGCCGCCACCAGCCGCATGCTGCTTCTCGAGCCGACGGCGAGCCTCGCGCTGACCGACTTTTCGCTCGACGGTGAGGATGCTGCGGCCGACCTCGTTCTCGTCGTGGGGCCGGAGGGCGGCATCAGCGCGGGGGAGCTCGACGTCCTGACCCGGGCCGGTGCGATACCCGTTCGACTCGGAAACACGATTCTGCGCACGTCAACGGCCGGCCCGGCCGCGCTGGCGGTACTCAACGCCAGGCTGGGTCGCTGGTAG
- a CDS encoding HIT domain-containing protein, translating into MPVPAEPSIFSRIVAREIPATIYAETDTLIAIADIAPKAPVHILIVPKTEEYANVVELAAGDPGLLAELVALAAQLAAEHAEGDFRLVFNTGAGAGQTVFHVHAHLLAGSLEEGSLAGF; encoded by the coding sequence ATGCCAGTTCCTGCCGAGCCGTCCATCTTCAGCCGCATTGTGGCTCGCGAGATCCCCGCGACGATCTATGCCGAGACAGACACACTGATCGCGATCGCCGACATCGCCCCCAAGGCACCGGTGCACATCCTGATCGTGCCGAAGACCGAAGAATACGCGAACGTCGTCGAGCTGGCGGCGGGTGATCCCGGGCTTCTCGCTGAGCTGGTCGCGCTCGCAGCCCAACTCGCCGCAGAACACGCCGAAGGGGACTTCCGACTGGTCTTCAACACCGGCGCGGGCGCTGGGCAGACGGTGTTCCACGTTCATGCCCACCTGCTCGCCGGTTCTCTCGAAGAAGGCTCCCTTGCCGGGTTCTGA
- a CDS encoding PhoH family protein — protein sequence MPGSENGPGTNRRTAEAVVHVDGLAMVRLLGPQDRLVTLVEKQFPSVSLHSRGNEITLTGPAGDVEAAERLVEELVQMVRAGNDELTEIEVTASARMLDSDRASSPSDTLGQPIVTTRGKSVRAKTLGQKNYVDAIDENTIVFGIGPAGTGKTYLAMAKAVQALQRKEVNRIILTRPAVEAGERLGYLPGSLTDKIDPYLRPLFDALNEMLDPEIVPKLMATGAIEVAPLAYMRGRTLNDSFIVLDEAQNTTPEQMKMFLTRLGFGSRMVITGDITQIDLPLGTSGLQVVRGVLDGIDDIHFATLTSDDVVRHTLVGQIVDAYTRFDQIQLAGRNRAAERRAGATASSSTESRQPHTLTPSAQSQSTQRDRP from the coding sequence TTGCCGGGTTCTGAAAACGGCCCGGGCACCAATAGACGCACCGCTGAGGCCGTGGTGCACGTCGACGGGCTGGCCATGGTCAGGCTGCTCGGCCCTCAAGATCGTCTCGTGACACTGGTCGAGAAGCAGTTTCCGAGCGTCAGCCTGCACAGCCGGGGCAATGAGATCACTTTGACCGGCCCCGCTGGCGACGTCGAAGCTGCAGAACGCCTCGTCGAAGAATTGGTTCAGATGGTCAGGGCAGGTAACGACGAACTCACCGAGATCGAGGTGACTGCTTCGGCGCGCATGCTCGACTCCGACCGGGCATCGAGCCCCTCTGACACGCTCGGCCAGCCGATCGTCACTACCCGCGGAAAATCGGTGCGTGCGAAGACGCTCGGGCAGAAGAACTACGTCGACGCGATCGACGAGAACACGATCGTCTTCGGCATCGGGCCCGCGGGAACGGGCAAGACGTACCTCGCGATGGCCAAGGCTGTGCAGGCACTCCAGCGCAAGGAGGTCAACCGCATCATCCTGACGCGGCCGGCCGTCGAGGCGGGTGAACGCCTGGGTTATCTGCCCGGTTCCCTCACCGACAAGATCGATCCATACCTGAGGCCCCTCTTCGATGCACTCAACGAAATGCTCGATCCCGAGATCGTGCCCAAACTCATGGCCACCGGTGCCATCGAGGTGGCCCCGCTGGCCTACATGCGCGGCCGCACCCTCAACGACTCGTTCATCGTGCTCGACGAAGCGCAGAACACGACACCCGAACAGATGAAGATGTTCCTGACGCGTCTCGGATTCGGCTCGCGCATGGTCATCACGGGCGATATCACTCAGATCGACCTTCCGTTGGGTACGAGTGGCCTGCAGGTGGTTCGGGGTGTGCTCGACGGTATCGACGACATCCACTTCGCTACCCTGACGAGTGACGATGTCGTGAGGCACACCCTCGTGGGTCAGATCGTCGACGCCTACACCCGTTTCGACCAGATTCAGCTCGCAGGCCGAAACCGTGCCGCTGAGCGTCGCGCTGGAGCCACGGCGTCTTCGTCGACCGAATCCCGACAGCCGCACACACTGACGCCGAGCGCGCAGAGCCAGAGCACACAGAGAGACCGCCCATGA
- the ybeY gene encoding rRNA maturation RNase YbeY, translated as MSIEVNNESSIPVDDEALLRLASYALEQMHVHPDAELAIVLVDEAAMEQLHVQWMDEPGPTDVLSFPMDELRPGTEEAPTPPGLLGDVVLCPQVAEGQAQTAGHSTLEELLLLLTHGILHLLGFDHAEPAEEKEMFGIQGDILVGFAMKERRRRV; from the coding sequence ATGAGCATTGAAGTGAACAACGAATCGTCGATTCCGGTCGACGATGAGGCGCTGCTGCGCCTGGCCAGCTATGCGCTCGAACAGATGCACGTGCATCCCGATGCCGAACTCGCGATCGTGCTGGTCGACGAGGCGGCAATGGAACAGCTCCATGTGCAGTGGATGGACGAACCGGGCCCGACCGATGTGCTGAGCTTTCCGATGGACGAGTTGCGACCGGGTACCGAGGAGGCCCCGACGCCTCCCGGCCTGCTGGGCGACGTCGTGCTGTGCCCCCAGGTCGCCGAAGGGCAGGCACAGACGGCAGGCCACTCGACGCTCGAAGAGCTGCTGCTTCTGCTGACCCACGGCATTCTGCACCTCCTCGGCTTCGACCATGCCGAGCCGGCAGAGGAGAAAGAGATGTTCGGCATCCAGGGTGACATCCTGGTCGGCTTCGCCATGAAGGAGCGCCGCCGCAGAGTATGA
- a CDS encoding hemolysin family protein produces MTTLPFVGPFVAVAFVLVVLGGLFAAADSAMASLSRADILELAERARAKRSLRAIAEETGAHINVVNFVRVVVETSAAVLVTIVLAYSLDQIWLALTLSILIMTAVSFVLVGSSPRSVGRVHARVVLRLTAVLVHLLRVLLGPIASALVAIGNRVTPGRPRSATFSSEEQLLSMVDEATELDVLEEDDRELIHSILEFNDTVVREVMVPRTDMVTVDVDATVGQSMGLFLSRGVSRMPVVAGSVDEITGILYLRDAARLSHEKPRAVDVVTVSELARPALFVPESKNVDDTLRQMQLESNHLAMVVDEYGGIAGLVTMEDLIEELVGDISDEYDRETVDIEELSFGVYRVSARLPVDELGELFGIELDDDDVDSVGGLLGKALGRLPIQGSVARIAGLVLTAERTDGRRRRISTVVVERDAPEIFPLSDEVSASSRSSQKTTKKKPEKESE; encoded by the coding sequence ATGACGACCCTCCCTTTCGTCGGCCCGTTCGTTGCGGTCGCATTCGTACTCGTCGTGCTGGGTGGGTTGTTCGCGGCTGCAGACTCCGCGATGGCGTCGCTGTCGCGGGCTGACATCCTCGAGCTGGCCGAGCGGGCGCGGGCGAAACGCTCGCTGCGCGCGATTGCCGAAGAGACCGGCGCGCACATCAACGTGGTCAACTTCGTGCGCGTGGTGGTCGAGACATCGGCCGCCGTTCTCGTCACGATCGTTCTCGCCTACAGCCTCGACCAGATCTGGCTGGCACTGACGCTCTCGATCCTCATCATGACCGCCGTCTCCTTCGTGCTGGTCGGTTCGAGCCCTCGAAGCGTCGGTCGAGTGCACGCGCGGGTCGTGCTGCGACTCACGGCTGTGCTCGTCCACCTTCTGCGCGTTCTGCTCGGACCCATCGCAAGTGCCTTGGTCGCCATCGGCAACCGCGTGACCCCCGGCCGGCCACGATCAGCCACGTTCTCGTCAGAAGAACAGCTCCTGAGCATGGTCGACGAGGCCACAGAGCTCGATGTGCTCGAAGAAGACGACCGGGAGCTCATTCACTCCATCCTCGAATTCAACGACACTGTCGTGCGCGAGGTCATGGTTCCGCGTACCGATATGGTCACGGTCGACGTCGATGCGACCGTCGGGCAGAGCATGGGCCTGTTTCTGAGCCGCGGCGTATCACGGATGCCCGTGGTCGCCGGCAGCGTGGACGAGATCACGGGCATCCTCTACCTGCGCGACGCGGCGCGGCTCAGCCATGAGAAACCCCGCGCCGTCGACGTGGTCACCGTGTCAGAGCTCGCCCGGCCCGCCCTGTTCGTGCCGGAGTCGAAGAACGTCGATGACACGCTCCGCCAGATGCAGCTCGAATCCAACCACCTCGCGATGGTCGTCGACGAATACGGCGGTATCGCGGGGCTGGTGACCATGGAAGACTTGATCGAAGAACTCGTCGGCGACATCTCCGACGAATACGATCGTGAAACGGTCGACATCGAAGAACTCTCGTTCGGCGTCTACCGGGTCAGCGCGCGACTGCCTGTCGACGAACTCGGCGAACTGTTCGGCATCGAGCTCGACGACGACGACGTCGATTCCGTGGGTGGCCTGCTCGGAAAGGCGCTCGGCCGCCTGCCCATCCAGGGCTCGGTTGCTCGAATCGCCGGTCTGGTCCTCACCGCGGAACGCACTGACGGCCGGCGTCGGCGAATCAGTACCGTCGTGGTCGAGCGCGATGCCCCCGAGATCTTTCCGCTCTCCGATGAGGTGAGCGCATCATCCAGATCGTCCCAGAAGACCACGAAGAAGAAGCCCGAGAAGGAGTCCGAATGA